The Deltaproteobacteria bacterium genome segment TTGCCAATCTGCCTCAAGAACTTCAGCTCCGACCGGAACCTGATTTTGACATAATTGAGGCTCAAAATCACCGGGATGAGCTTAGGCGTAAGATCGAAGGGTTAGGCGAGGTCAACCTCACGGCCATCAGTGAGGAAGAAGCACTGCGGGAGCGCTATGATTTCTACAAAGAGCAGTATGATGATTTAGTAGCGTCCATAGAAAACCTCAAGGAGTCCATTTCTCGTATCAACCGTACCTGTAAGATTCGTTTTAACAATACCTTTCAGGCTGTGGACCAGAAGTTGCGGGAGGTATTTCCGATCCTGTTCGATGGCGGAGAGGCCTGGCTGGCCTTAACCGATGAAACCGATCCCCTGGACTGCGGCGTCGAGATTCATGTGCATCCGCCGGGCAAGAAGTTAACGGTTATGAGTCTTCTTTCCGGCGGTGAAAAAGCCCTGGTCGCCCTGGCCTTGATTTTTTCACTTTACCTGATCAAGCCAAGCCCCTTCTGCCTGCTCGATGAAATAGACGCCCCTCTGGATGAAGCCAATATAGACCGTTTCAATCGGCTTCTAAATAAATTGGGACAAACCTCGCAGATTATTCTGGTGACTCATAATAAACGGACAATGCAGATGGCAGGGACCCTTTATGGTGTGACCATGGAGAAACCAGGCGTCTCGAAGATGGTAAGCGTAAATCTATCCGAAATTGAGGAAAAATTAGAAGATGATCAAATGGTTCAAACGATCTAAGGCAGAGGATCAAGGAATAGAGGAATCCGCCTTAGATCGTGAAGATGATAATCATACTGTTATTAAGGAGCACACAGTTGAGACCAGTGAATCGGGAGTCACGAGAGTAGAGGCCCATGAAGGACCTCTAACCAGCCTGGTTAAAGAAGCCTCACCATCAGAGAGCAAAAAAAAAAGTTTTGTTTCCCGCCTCAAAGAACGCCTGGTTGAGACCAGAGCCGTTCTGACCACCCGTGTTGATCATCTTGTCCTTGGTGTAAAGGAAATTAACGATGATGTCCTGGATGACTTAGAGGAAATCCTTATTACCTCAGATTTGGGCGTTCAAACCACCCAAACCCTGATCAAGGCCATCAGTGACAAGGTGGCTCGCCGCGAATTGAGTTCCCCTGAGCGGCTCAAGGATGTGCTGCGAGAGGAGATCCTTAAGATTCTTTCACTTCCTCAACATGAACCAGACAAAGGCGTCCATCCATACGTGATCCTAGTGGCGGGAGTTAACGGCGTAGGGAAAACCACGACCATCGCTAAGCTGGCTCACCGTTTCATCAGCCAAGATCAGAAGGTTATGCTTGTAGCAGCGGACACTTTTCGGGCTGCGGCTATCGAGCAGCTTCAGATTTGGAGTGAAAGGGTTGGGGCGGAACTTATAAAGCAGCAGTCTGGAGCTGACCCTTCCGCAGTGGTCTTCGACGCCCTTCATGCAGCCAAGGCCCGGGCAACAGATATCGTTATCATTGATACTGCT includes the following:
- the ftsY gene encoding signal recognition particle-docking protein FtsY, coding for MIKWFKRSKAEDQGIEESALDREDDNHTVIKEHTVETSESGVTRVEAHEGPLTSLVKEASPSESKKKSFVSRLKERLVETRAVLTTRVDHLVLGVKEINDDVLDDLEEILITSDLGVQTTQTLIKAISDKVARRELSSPERLKDVLREEILKILSLPQHEPDKGVHPYVILVAGVNGVGKTTTIAKLAHRFISQDQKVMLVAADTFRAAAIEQLQIWSERVGAELIKQQSGADPSAVVFDALHAAKARATDIVIIDTAGRLHTKVNLMEELKKIKRIADREMPGAPHEILLVLDATTGQNAISQAKLFNEAVEVTHLAMTKLDGTAKGGILVAIACEFGLPIRYIGLGEKMDDLKDFEAASFIQALFD